One Arcobacter sp. F155 DNA window includes the following coding sequences:
- the hsdR gene encoding EcoAI/FtnUII family type I restriction enzme subunit R yields the protein MNEAQTKHDLIDPALKKAGWGVVENSRIHLEYPISKGRLIGNGRRSRALSADYVLIYKNRRLAVIEAKKRDLHYSEGVAQAKEYAQRLQIRFAYSTNGLGIYSIDMDEAKEKDIKSFPTPQELWNMTYPELRSIEDRLFSIPYETQGGKWELRYYQTNAISNVLKAISNDKKRILLTLATGTGKTAIAFQLAWILFHSRWNIQKDFKRTPRILFLADRNILADQAFNSFGAFEEDALVRIDPEEIRKKKRVPKNGSIFFTIFQTFMTGVNDTPNFGEYPRDYFDFIMIDECHRGGANDESTWRAILEYFNPAYQLGLTATPKRDVNGDTYAYFGKPVYEYSLKEGINDGFLTPFKVKDISTTGDTYIYTSEDEIIEGEIEEGKEYTKEEQNRVIELMDIEKYRVKTFMKMIDQSQKTLVFCETQAHAAAIRNLINQMAENRSIDYCHRVGANDGARGEKFLRDFQDNEKTLPTILTTSRKLSTGVDAPEVRNIVLLRTVNSMVEFKQIIGRGTRLFEGKDYFTIYDFYDAYKHFHDKEWDGEPADPEPPTPKEPCKVCGVRPCICPPPEVEPCKLCNNTPCVCEKPPRKMVKVKLSDGNYRNLDSMVRTLFYSPEGAPMSAGEFVKKLFDDIPNFFQSEEELRRIWSIPDTRKRLLEELSEAGYTLEQLEDLKKVIDAQDSDLYDVLSYISYHKELVPRLHRAQKAKIKISHYDEAKQEFLNFVLEQYIHGGVKELDDKRLADLLVTKYHAINDAREALGEISEIRDSFIGFQKYLYEDIINEEFIQEELLVAQPKPEYNF from the coding sequence ATGAATGAAGCACAAACAAAACACGATTTAATAGACCCAGCACTTAAAAAAGCAGGCTGGGGAGTAGTTGAGAATAGTAGAATACATTTAGAATATCCTATAAGTAAAGGAAGACTTATAGGAAATGGAAGACGTTCTCGTGCTTTAAGTGCTGATTATGTACTTATTTATAAAAATCGTCGTTTAGCAGTCATAGAAGCCAAAAAAAGAGACCTACACTATAGTGAGGGTGTAGCACAAGCAAAAGAGTATGCCCAAAGACTTCAAATAAGATTTGCATACTCAACAAATGGACTTGGAATATACTCTATTGATATGGATGAAGCAAAAGAAAAAGATATAAAATCTTTTCCAACACCACAAGAACTGTGGAATATGACATACCCAGAATTAAGAAGTATAGAAGATAGATTATTTTCAATTCCTTATGAAACCCAAGGTGGAAAATGGGAGCTTCGATACTACCAAACAAACGCTATTTCAAATGTATTAAAAGCTATATCAAATGATAAAAAAAGAATCCTTCTAACTCTAGCAACAGGTACAGGAAAAACAGCTATTGCTTTTCAGTTAGCATGGATACTTTTTCATTCACGATGGAATATTCAAAAAGATTTTAAAAGAACACCTAGAATACTCTTTTTAGCAGATAGAAATATACTAGCAGACCAAGCATTTAACTCATTTGGTGCTTTTGAAGAAGATGCACTTGTACGAATAGACCCAGAAGAGATTAGAAAGAAAAAAAGAGTTCCTAAAAATGGCTCTATATTTTTCACTATATTTCAAACCTTTATGACAGGAGTAAATGACACTCCAAACTTTGGAGAGTATCCAAGGGATTATTTTGATTTTATTATGATTGATGAGTGTCATAGGGGTGGAGCAAATGATGAAAGTACATGGAGAGCTATCTTAGAGTATTTTAATCCAGCTTATCAGTTAGGACTAACAGCAACACCAAAAAGAGATGTAAATGGCGACACCTATGCTTACTTTGGAAAACCAGTATATGAGTACTCTTTAAAAGAGGGAATAAACGATGGTTTCTTAACACCTTTTAAAGTAAAAGATATTTCAACTACAGGAGATACTTATATCTACACAAGTGAAGATGAAATCATAGAAGGTGAGATAGAAGAGGGGAAAGAGTACACAAAAGAGGAACAAAATAGAGTTATTGAGCTTATGGATATTGAGAAATATAGAGTAAAAACCTTTATGAAAATGATAGACCAAAGTCAAAAAACTTTAGTATTTTGTGAAACACAAGCTCATGCAGCAGCTATAAGAAATCTTATAAATCAAATGGCAGAAAATAGAAGTATTGATTATTGTCATAGAGTTGGAGCTAATGATGGAGCTAGAGGTGAGAAGTTTTTAAGAGATTTTCAAGACAATGAAAAAACATTGCCAACAATACTTACAACATCAAGAAAACTTAGCACTGGAGTTGATGCTCCAGAGGTTAGAAATATTGTACTTTTAAGAACTGTAAACTCTATGGTCGAATTTAAGCAAATTATTGGGCGAGGTACAAGACTTTTTGAAGGGAAAGATTACTTTACTATTTATGATTTTTATGATGCTTATAAACATTTTCATGATAAGGAATGGGATGGTGAACCAGCAGACCCAGAGCCACCAACACCAAAAGAACCTTGTAAAGTATGTGGAGTAAGGCCTTGTATATGCCCACCACCAGAAGTAGAGCCATGTAAACTGTGTAATAATACTCCTTGTGTATGCGAAAAGCCACCTAGAAAGATGGTAAAAGTTAAATTATCAGATGGAAACTATCGTAATCTAGACTCCATGGTTCGTACACTATTTTATTCACCTGAAGGAGCTCCCATGTCAGCAGGTGAATTTGTGAAAAAACTTTTTGATGATATTCCAAACTTCTTTCAAAGTGAAGAAGAGCTTAGAAGAATTTGGAGTATTCCTGATACTAGAAAAAGACTATTAGAAGAGCTTAGTGAAGCAGGGTATACCCTAGAGCAACTGGAAGATTTGAAAAAGGTAATAGATGCACAAGATAGTGATTTGTATGATGTTCTATCTTATATCTCTTATCATAAAGAGTTAGTGCCAAGATTACATAGAGCACAAAAGGCAAAAATAAAAATAAGCCACTATGATGAAGCGAAACAAGAGTTTTTGAATTTTGTTTTAGAACAATATATTCATGGTGGAGTAAAAGAATTAGATGATAAAAGGTTAGCTGATTTACTTGTTACTAAGTATCATGCTATAAATGATGCTAGAGAAGCACTTGGAGAAATATCAGAAATAAGGGACTCATTTATAGGATTTCAAAAATATCTATATGAGGATATTATAAATGAAGAGTTCATCCAAGAAGAGTTATTAGTAGCCCAACCCAAACCAGAGTATAATTTTTAA
- a CDS encoding restriction endonuclease subunit S, producing MSKDITLLKDLCENFKKDIVDGPFGSNLKREHFVDEGIPVLKIQNIKPFLIIPKNLNFVTPEKYEELKRHSYKQGDIVMTKLGNPLGASAIVENIDDGLIVADTVRIRAEKIDTKYLCYHLNSPITQDLINSQQKGATRPRVKIANVRELPIYAPKKEKQKQIVKILDKAFEAIDKAKENIEKNIQNSKELFQSRLNEIFSQKGGDWEEKTLGEFYDVRDGTHESPKYQESGYPLITSKNLKFGKLNYDKIRYISEKDYVNINKRSKVNIGDILFAMIGTIGNPIVITDEPNYAIKNVALFRVDNTIDSSLFLKYYLDSSFVINKMQKEAKGSTQKFVGLGYLRSFPINKPKLNIQKEIVNELSVLEQETKKLEEKYQQKLENLEELKKSILQKAFSGELV from the coding sequence ATGAGTAAAGACATAACTTTATTAAAAGATTTATGTGAGAATTTTAAAAAGGATATTGTTGATGGTCCTTTTGGTTCTAATTTAAAAAGGGAACATTTTGTAGATGAAGGTATTCCTGTTTTAAAAATACAAAATATTAAACCTTTTCTGATAATACCAAAGAATTTAAATTTTGTTACACCTGAAAAATATGAAGAGTTAAAGAGACATTCATATAAACAAGGTGATATTGTGATGACAAAGCTTGGTAATCCTTTAGGTGCATCTGCAATAGTTGAAAATATTGATGATGGACTTATTGTTGCTGATACAGTTAGGATTAGAGCTGAAAAAATTGATACTAAATATTTATGTTATCATTTAAATTCACCAATTACACAAGATTTAATTAATTCACAACAAAAAGGAGCAACAAGACCAAGGGTAAAGATTGCAAATGTAAGAGAGCTCCCAATTTATGCGCCAAAGAAAGAAAAACAAAAACAAATCGTGAAGATTTTAGATAAAGCTTTTGAAGCTATTGATAAAGCAAAAGAGAATATTGAAAAAAATATTCAAAACTCAAAAGAGCTTTTTCAAAGTAGACTTAATGAAATATTTTCACAAAAAGGTGGAGATTGGGAAGAAAAAACATTAGGTGAATTTTATGATGTTCGTGATGGAACACACGAATCACCTAAATATCAAGAGTCAGGATATCCATTAATTACATCAAAAAACCTTAAATTTGGTAAATTAAATTATGATAAAATAAGATATATTTCAGAGAAAGATTATGTAAATATTAATAAAAGAAGTAAAGTTAATATTGGAGATATACTTTTTGCTATGATAGGAACTATAGGTAATCCAATTGTTATAACTGACGAACCTAATTATGCTATTAAAAATGTTGCATTATTTAGAGTGGATAATACGATTGATAGTAGTTTATTTTTGAAATATTATTTAGATTCAAGTTTTGTAATAAATAAAATGCAAAAAGAAGCAAAAGGTTCAACTCAAAAATTTGTTGGACTTGGCTATTTACGAAGTTTTCCCATAAATAAACCAAAATTAAATATACAAAAAGAAATAGTAAATGAGTTAAGTGTTTTAGAACAAGAAACAAAAAAACTAGAAGAAAAATACCAACAAAAACTAGAAAACCTAGAAGAACTAAAAAAATCAATCTTACAAAAAGCATTTAGTGGAGAACTAGTCTAA
- a CDS encoding N-6 DNA methylase, with product MFEQTFKNIDDILWKDSGADSELDYIGQTSWVMFLRYLDDLEKEKKDIKELSGEEYTYILDEKYRWNSWAMPRNEKGELEHQEVKTGKDLVDFVDLELFPYLAKFKEKTDNAQTIEYKIGEIFSELKNKIQSGYNLREIVELADELPFKSSKDKHELSHLYETKIKNMGNAGRNGGQYYTPRPLIRAMINIINPQIGEKVYDGAVGSAGFLCETYDYMYERMNKNVDNLKILQEKTFYGKEKKNLAYVIGIMNMILHGIEAPNIKHVNTLAEPIRDIQEKDRYHVILANPPFGGKERKEVQQNFDIKTGETAFLFMQHFIKSLKAGGRAAVVIKNTILSNSDNASIALRKHLLESCNLHTILDMPSGTFTGAGVKTVVLFFTKGEPTKKTWYYQLNPGRNMGKTNPLNDKDMEEFISLQKDFQDSENSWSININDIDESTYDLSVDNPNKEDEVKLRTPKEIFEEMETLDGETNKLIASIKELV from the coding sequence ATGTTTGAACAAACTTTTAAAAATATAGATGATATTTTATGGAAAGACTCAGGGGCTGACAGTGAGCTTGACTATATAGGTCAAACTTCATGGGTTATGTTCTTAAGATACTTAGATGACTTGGAGAAAGAGAAAAAAGATATAAAAGAGCTTTCAGGTGAAGAGTACACTTACATCCTAGATGAAAAATATAGATGGAACTCATGGGCTATGCCAAGAAATGAAAAAGGTGAGTTAGAGCATCAAGAAGTAAAGACTGGAAAAGATTTAGTTGATTTTGTTGACTTAGAACTTTTTCCTTATCTTGCTAAATTTAAAGAAAAAACTGACAATGCTCAAACAATAGAGTACAAAATAGGTGAGATATTTTCAGAACTTAAAAACAAAATTCAAAGTGGATATAACTTAAGAGAGATAGTTGAACTTGCTGATGAACTTCCTTTTAAGTCAAGTAAAGACAAGCATGAACTAAGTCACTTATACGAAACAAAAATCAAAAATATGGGAAATGCAGGAAGAAATGGAGGTCAATACTATACACCAAGACCTCTTATTCGAGCTATGATAAATATAATCAATCCTCAAATAGGTGAGAAGGTTTATGATGGAGCAGTAGGAAGTGCAGGATTTTTATGTGAAACATATGATTATATGTATGAACGTATGAATAAAAATGTAGACAATCTAAAAATTCTACAAGAAAAGACTTTTTACGGAAAAGAGAAGAAAAATCTAGCTTATGTTATAGGTATTATGAATATGATACTTCATGGTATAGAAGCTCCAAATATCAAACATGTAAATACTTTAGCTGAACCTATTCGAGATATACAAGAAAAAGATAGATACCATGTGATTTTAGCAAACCCACCATTTGGCGGAAAAGAAAGAAAAGAAGTACAACAAAACTTTGATATAAAGACAGGTGAAACAGCCTTTTTATTTATGCAACATTTTATCAAATCACTAAAAGCAGGAGGAAGAGCAGCAGTTGTGATAAAAAACACAATTTTAAGTAACAGTGACAATGCTTCAATAGCTTTACGAAAACATCTTTTAGAATCTTGTAATCTTCATACTATTTTAGACATGCCAAGTGGGACTTTCACAGGTGCTGGTGTAAAAACTGTAGTACTATTTTTCACAAAGGGTGAGCCTACAAAAAAGACTTGGTATTATCAACTAAATCCTGGTCGAAATATGGGGAAAACAAATCCTTTAAATGATAAGGATATGGAAGAGTTTATATCTCTTCAAAAAGATTTCCAAGATAGTGAAAACTCTTGGAGTATAAATATAAATGATATAGATGAAAGTACTTATGATTTAAGTGTTGATAACCCAAATAAAGAAGATGAAGTTAAGTTAAGGACTCCTAAAGAGATATTTGAAGAGATGGAAACTTTGGATGGTGAGACAAATAAACTTATAGCTTCTATTAAAGAGTTGGTATGA
- a CDS encoding helix-turn-helix transcriptional regulator, whose translation MDIVERINSLIKEKNLTKREFAKRLRDLEPKLKTTGETPTEKTIYKYLDGNSSIKVELLPYIAEALQVTEQELFTYDKKSRKKYLQNIMRNISQDELKIIKNRIELIEPETPLEKESSDRYKDSSELKEIIELLPYAPKPLLENLKIKLKEIKEFNRSI comes from the coding sequence TTGGATATAGTTGAGAGAATCAATAGTTTAATAAAAGAAAAAAACTTAACAAAAAGAGAGTTTGCTAAAAGACTTAGAGACCTAGAACCTAAGTTGAAAACTACAGGGGAGACTCCAACTGAAAAAACTATATACAAATATCTTGATGGAAATAGTTCGATTAAAGTTGAACTTCTCCCTTATATTGCTGAGGCTCTACAAGTAACAGAACAAGAACTATTTACCTATGATAAAAAAAGTAGAAAAAAATATCTACAAAATATAATGAGAAATATAAGTCAAGATGAACTTAAAATTATAAAAAATAGAATAGAGCTAATTGAGCCTGAAACTCCACTTGAAAAAGAATCATCAGATAGATACAAAGATAGTAGTGAATTAAAAGAGATTATAGAACTACTACCTTATGCACCTAAACCACTACTTGAAAACCTAAAAATTAAACTAAAAGAGATAAAAGAGTTTAATAGGAGTATTTAA